The Corynebacterium vitaeruminis DSM 20294 genome window below encodes:
- the cas1e gene encoding type I-E CRISPR-associated endonuclease Cas1e yields the protein MSENPSSTPLDRIALSKVEERISFLYAEKATINRDNNALTIHDYRGVAHVPAADLAVLLLGPGTRVTYAAMALLGDAGVSVVWVGEKGIRYYAHGRPLAKTSRNAMAQAAIVTNQRRRLFCARQMYAMRFPGEDVSRLSMAQLRGREGARMKRIYSEHSARTGVYWSRRSYNPADFDAGDPINRALTAANAALYGVAHAVIVSLGFNPALGIVHQGTDRAFVYDLADLYKAEITIPAAFDAVAGAQMDADRYVRHFVRDKVVEKRLLQRMVKDLLFLMEIDSEAENIEAELRLWSDLETVASGINWEEE from the coding sequence ATGTCTGAGAACCCCAGCAGCACGCCGCTCGACCGCATCGCCTTGTCCAAGGTAGAGGAGAGGATCTCGTTTCTCTACGCGGAGAAAGCGACGATCAACCGCGACAATAATGCGCTCACGATTCACGACTATCGCGGAGTCGCGCATGTGCCCGCCGCGGATCTCGCGGTGCTGCTGCTGGGGCCAGGTACGCGGGTTACCTACGCAGCCATGGCGCTGCTTGGCGACGCCGGAGTGAGCGTCGTCTGGGTAGGGGAGAAGGGCATTCGCTATTACGCCCACGGGCGACCGCTCGCGAAGACCTCCAGAAACGCCATGGCTCAGGCGGCAATCGTGACCAATCAGCGCCGGCGGCTGTTTTGCGCGCGGCAAATGTACGCCATGCGCTTTCCTGGTGAGGACGTCTCGCGACTCAGCATGGCTCAGCTGCGCGGCCGCGAGGGCGCACGAATGAAGCGAATCTACTCCGAACACAGCGCCCGAACTGGCGTCTACTGGAGTCGACGAAGCTACAACCCCGCCGACTTCGATGCTGGCGACCCCATCAATCGGGCCCTCACGGCTGCCAATGCCGCCCTATACGGCGTCGCCCACGCCGTCATTGTCAGCCTCGGATTCAATCCTGCGCTGGGCATCGTTCACCAAGGCACGGACAGAGCCTTCGTCTACGATCTCGCCGATTTGTACAAGGCCGAGATCACGATACCCGCGGCATTTGATGCCGTGGCCGGGGCACAAATGGATGCTGACCGGTACGTTCGGCATTTCGTTCGTGACAAGGTCGTCGAAAAGCGTCTTTTGCAACGCATGGTGAAGGATCTCCTTTTCCTCATGGAGATCGACTCTGAGGCGGAGAACATCGAGGCGGAACTGCGACTGTGGAGCGACCTTGAGACCGTTGCGAGCGGAATCAACTGGGAGGAAGAGTGA
- the cas7e gene encoding type I-E CRISPR-associated protein Cas7/Cse4/CasC, with the protein MSLVIDIHALQTLPPSLINRDDTGAPKSAVFGGVPRQRVSSQSWKRAIRLDFEKHLPAGSVGFRTRKVVEIVAEKIHSLDESIEMADAIKLAESVFKAAGIKITEKKVKKGDEIVVGAPEAGYLVFLSPRQIEAAAKLAIEGEGKPDKKKAKEAIDTKHSIDIAMFGRMLADDPSYNVDASVQVAHALGIHESEPEFDYFTAVDDFVEDNEETGAGMIGTVQMMSSTLYRFATIDVESLGENLGDHPAAREAAVAFIKSFITSLPTGKQNTFANNTLPELVYVAIRDGRSVSLVNAFEEPVGSDQEAGRRAEGAKKLATEERQIEETYGFVPLKAFVMGLGELGAPFADLAEAATLDELSASVAAFLEERSK; encoded by the coding sequence ATGTCCCTCGTCATTGATATTCACGCCCTGCAGACCCTTCCCCCGAGCCTGATCAACCGCGACGACACCGGTGCGCCTAAGAGCGCGGTGTTCGGCGGAGTGCCCCGCCAGCGAGTCTCCTCGCAGTCGTGGAAGCGCGCGATTCGTTTGGACTTCGAAAAGCATCTGCCCGCTGGAAGCGTGGGCTTCCGCACCCGCAAAGTCGTGGAGATCGTTGCTGAGAAGATCCACAGCCTGGATGAGTCCATTGAGATGGCCGATGCCATCAAGCTGGCGGAGAGCGTCTTCAAGGCTGCGGGCATCAAGATCACCGAAAAGAAGGTCAAGAAGGGCGACGAGATTGTAGTGGGAGCACCGGAGGCAGGCTACCTCGTCTTCCTCAGCCCCCGTCAGATCGAGGCGGCCGCGAAGCTGGCGATCGAAGGCGAAGGCAAGCCAGATAAGAAGAAGGCGAAGGAAGCGATCGACACCAAGCACAGCATCGACATCGCGATGTTCGGCCGCATGCTTGCCGACGATCCGTCCTACAACGTCGATGCCTCGGTCCAGGTTGCGCACGCCCTGGGCATTCACGAGTCCGAGCCAGAGTTCGACTACTTCACCGCCGTCGATGACTTCGTCGAGGACAACGAGGAAACAGGCGCCGGCATGATCGGCACGGTCCAGATGATGTCTTCCACCCTTTACCGCTTTGCGACCATCGACGTTGAATCGCTGGGTGAGAATCTTGGTGACCACCCTGCAGCACGTGAGGCCGCGGTGGCGTTTATCAAGAGCTTCATCACGAGCCTTCCCACCGGTAAGCAAAACACCTTCGCCAACAACACTCTTCCCGAGCTTGTCTACGTCGCTATCCGCGACGGGCGTTCCGTGTCCCTAGTCAACGCCTTCGAGGAGCCGGTCGGCTCGGATCAAGAGGCCGGACGTCGAGCCGAGGGTGCGAAGAAGCTGGCAACGGAGGAGCGCCAGATCGAGGAAACCTATGGCTTTGTTCCGCTGAAGGCCTTCGTAATGGGCCTCGGAGAGTTGGGTGCTCCGTTTGCGGACCTCGCGGAGGCAGCCACCTTGGATGAGCTTTCCGCATCCGTCGCTGCGTTCTTGGAGGAGCGATCGAAGTGA
- the cas6e gene encoding type I-E CRISPR-associated protein Cas6/Cse3/CasE, which produces MTSFTRILLNPERRQARKLLTNPQAMHAAVRGAFPPDLSDESRVLWRLDKRGHEYVLYVVGPEASDASHIVEQAGWATRPPEIADYMPLLGSLRKGQQWNFELVANPTKSEFKKNSKRGKVVSLVGNEGQAQWLEDRAAKGGFALKECAIVERSHLRFNKGEESNRRRVALQAVRYRGVLEVTDPDQLRQVLVDGLGRGRAYGCGLLTLARR; this is translated from the coding sequence ATGACCAGCTTCACGAGGATCCTGCTAAATCCTGAGCGGCGGCAAGCCCGAAAGTTGCTCACCAACCCCCAAGCGATGCACGCCGCCGTGCGCGGAGCCTTTCCTCCTGATCTCAGCGATGAGTCCCGAGTGCTCTGGCGCCTCGACAAGCGGGGCCACGAGTATGTGCTCTATGTGGTTGGCCCCGAGGCCAGCGACGCGAGCCACATCGTGGAGCAGGCCGGTTGGGCGACGCGGCCGCCCGAGATCGCCGATTACATGCCCCTGCTCGGTTCGCTTCGAAAAGGTCAGCAGTGGAACTTCGAGCTAGTGGCCAACCCGACCAAGTCGGAATTCAAGAAGAATTCCAAGCGTGGAAAGGTGGTGTCGCTCGTGGGGAATGAGGGACAAGCCCAGTGGCTCGAGGATCGGGCGGCGAAGGGCGGATTCGCGCTCAAGGAGTGCGCTATCGTCGAACGCTCGCATCTGCGTTTCAACAAAGGCGAGGAGTCCAATCGACGGCGAGTTGCGTTGCAGGCGGTGCGGTACCGTGGCGTCCTTGAGGTCACTGATCCCGATCAGCTGCGACAAGTGCTTGTCGACGGCTTGGGCAGAGGTCGTGCCTATGGGTGCGGCCTCCTAACCCTCGCTCGGCGGTAG
- the casB gene encoding type I-E CRISPR-associated protein Cse2/CasB, which produces MTQPSTKDESPLAVGKPRLRFSVSNTAEWLQHSYLGNVTHSAKAEARAELAQLRKLAGQPIDRDPLAISLVLGTLQPDLSDRELGQGNKASPSENAAFHALTLFALHMQGATSKMHVENATFASACGRLVQQSESGSIKPRFDAMVLARNSRSRLIHARNLISLLRNNHLGFDYGRFAVDLRDLENPKRKNGVLLRWGRDFAIGRPSGTPSEETETTTEN; this is translated from the coding sequence ATGACTCAACCCTCGACAAAAGATGAGTCGCCATTGGCCGTCGGAAAGCCGCGATTGCGCTTTTCAGTGTCAAACACTGCCGAATGGCTGCAACATAGCTACCTCGGAAACGTAACGCACTCGGCAAAGGCCGAAGCGCGCGCGGAACTCGCGCAACTGCGAAAGCTCGCGGGCCAGCCAATTGATCGGGATCCGTTGGCGATCAGCCTAGTGCTTGGCACCCTGCAGCCGGATCTGAGCGATCGCGAGCTGGGGCAGGGGAATAAGGCGTCACCGTCTGAGAATGCGGCATTCCATGCCTTGACCCTGTTTGCCCTGCACATGCAGGGGGCAACGAGCAAGATGCACGTGGAGAATGCGACCTTTGCTTCCGCCTGCGGGCGCCTCGTTCAGCAAAGCGAGTCCGGCTCCATCAAGCCGCGTTTCGACGCCATGGTCCTTGCCCGCAATTCGCGTTCGCGCCTCATTCACGCGCGCAATCTGATCTCACTGCTTCGGAACAACCATCTCGGTTTCGACTACGGACGTTTCGCGGTCGATCTGCGTGACCTGGAAAATCCCAAGCGGAAGAATGGGGTTCTGCTGCGATGGGGCCGTGATTTTGCCATCGGCCGGCCGTCGGGAACACCCAGCGAAGAAACCGAAACCACCACGGAAAACTAG
- the casA gene encoding type I-E CRISPR-associated protein Cse1/CasA, whose amino-acid sequence MTFSLLDEPWIPCVLENGEQADLGIRQVFDGSNPVKEVRADSPVQTYALVRLLLAIYWRAHGPEMDADFRDADAIDAVIDWYETQQESARNNSPDEAVLEYLKLHEDRFDLLHPETPFMQVADLATQSGGHSQIQRIVPEAENEYFTMRAGEARSWVGFGEAARWVVYTQAFDYSGIKSGALGDPRVKGGRGYPIGTGWTGMTGGTLVVGANLRETLVLNTVWKNYDPGDQPSWERPQDSSEQRDNSMADSVVPRGASDLATWQSRRIKLFVVGDKVTGVLVSNGDKIPDAGANLLDDPMTPHRYSANKSKKGQPVYYPRPYGTERTMWRSLSPLISIDGDLGFTPKDLAPKRPKTLTFLADLSEQEPDLVPKLLKLELFSVEYGPKGSSVATVVHYGLDLPIALFFEEKSRVQRRKLLDAAKSTNDAAVALGSFAGQLLVAAGGEYEFQPYPTDTALGILEPRFLTWLSHLNVGDMDNQIAEWQKEVRQTILEQAAVLVKGAGPKALVGRITDSGEKVHIQSASTAMMWLRKKLKEALPLAFESEDQNREEKENDR is encoded by the coding sequence ATGACTTTTTCGCTTCTCGACGAACCATGGATTCCTTGCGTTCTCGAGAACGGTGAGCAAGCGGACTTGGGCATTAGGCAAGTCTTTGACGGCTCGAATCCCGTAAAAGAGGTCCGGGCGGATTCCCCGGTTCAGACCTACGCTCTTGTTAGGCTTTTGCTAGCAATCTATTGGCGCGCGCATGGCCCAGAAATGGATGCCGACTTTCGCGACGCTGATGCCATCGATGCAGTGATTGACTGGTACGAAACACAGCAAGAATCGGCACGAAACAACAGTCCTGATGAAGCAGTACTCGAGTACCTGAAGTTGCACGAGGATCGCTTCGACCTCCTGCACCCTGAGACTCCCTTCATGCAGGTTGCCGATCTGGCTACACAGAGCGGTGGTCATTCACAGATTCAGAGAATTGTGCCGGAGGCCGAGAACGAATACTTTACGATGCGTGCAGGTGAGGCGCGGTCATGGGTTGGCTTCGGAGAAGCTGCTAGGTGGGTCGTTTACACGCAGGCCTTCGACTATTCCGGAATTAAGTCCGGTGCCCTTGGCGATCCGCGGGTGAAGGGAGGGCGTGGGTATCCGATCGGTACGGGATGGACCGGAATGACTGGTGGAACCCTCGTCGTCGGCGCAAATCTGCGAGAGACACTTGTCCTGAATACGGTTTGGAAAAATTACGATCCAGGTGACCAACCGAGTTGGGAGCGCCCTCAAGATTCTTCGGAGCAGCGCGATAACTCCATGGCGGATTCTGTTGTGCCCCGTGGTGCCTCCGACCTCGCCACTTGGCAGTCTAGGCGGATCAAACTTTTTGTCGTAGGAGACAAGGTCACAGGAGTACTCGTCTCAAACGGCGACAAGATACCAGACGCTGGCGCCAATCTCCTCGACGATCCAATGACTCCCCACCGCTATAGCGCCAACAAGTCGAAGAAGGGACAGCCGGTTTACTACCCGCGCCCGTATGGTACCGAGAGAACGATGTGGAGGAGCCTTTCTCCGCTCATCTCCATTGACGGCGATCTTGGCTTCACTCCTAAAGACCTTGCGCCGAAGCGCCCGAAGACGCTGACTTTCCTCGCTGACTTGTCTGAGCAAGAGCCTGACCTTGTCCCAAAGCTCTTGAAGCTTGAATTATTTTCAGTTGAATACGGTCCAAAAGGTTCTTCCGTCGCCACGGTCGTGCATTACGGGCTGGACCTCCCGATTGCGCTCTTCTTTGAGGAGAAGTCCCGTGTACAACGAAGGAAGCTTCTAGACGCGGCCAAGTCCACCAACGATGCCGCAGTAGCCCTTGGCAGTTTTGCGGGGCAGCTGCTCGTCGCCGCGGGAGGAGAATACGAATTCCAGCCGTATCCCACGGATACCGCTCTCGGAATCCTCGAGCCGCGCTTCCTGACCTGGCTTTCTCACCTGAACGTTGGCGACATGGACAACCAAATAGCGGAGTGGCAGAAGGAAGTTCGCCAAACAATCCTCGAGCAAGCGGCGGTGCTCGTGAAAGGTGCTGGGCCGAAAGCCCTCGTCGGGCGCATCACCGACTCTGGAGAGAAGGTCCACATCCAGTCGGCCAGCACCGCGATGATGTGGCTACGAAAGAAGTTGAAAGAGGCCTTGCCTCTTGCCTTTGAATCTGAGGATCAGAACCGTGAAGAAAAGGAGAATGATCGATGA
- the cas2e gene encoding type I-E CRISPR-associated endoribonuclease Cas2e, with protein MMVLVVTACPAGLRGDLTKWLMEISPGVFVGRPSARVRDAVWERTCDLVRDGRAILVHNAANEQGFDFKVHRNDWVPTDFDGIKLMIRPDKRQRTARRTGWSKARRMR; from the coding sequence ATGATGGTCTTGGTCGTGACCGCCTGTCCAGCTGGCTTACGTGGCGACCTCACGAAATGGCTGATGGAGATATCGCCAGGCGTGTTCGTCGGGCGGCCTAGCGCCCGTGTTCGCGACGCGGTGTGGGAGCGGACCTGCGACCTTGTTCGCGACGGGCGCGCGATCCTCGTCCACAACGCGGCGAATGAGCAGGGCTTCGACTTCAAAGTGCACCGAAACGACTGGGTGCCGACGGACTTCGATGGCATCAAACTCATGATTCGCCCTGACAAGAGGCAGCGCACCGCGCGCCGGACCGGATGGAGCAAAGCTCGCAGGATGCGCTGA
- the cas5e gene encoding type I-E CRISPR-associated protein Cas5/CasD has translation MTATLLLRLKGPLQSWGDDSRYNIRTTGQVPTKSGVLGLLAAAQGRRRTDPIEDLAGLTFAVRVDQPGTLLKDYQTAEKWQTGGGTRLVTRYFLEDAVFVSAIESEDNEFIESLARAVNSPRFPLFLGRRSCPASPDLFVGTVDKDAVTALKELPWQASKSHRVKRAKKVNLPIFRDAGPNESGVSRQDVPLSFSQEHRKYGWRQVVHDLRGVEVDNPLGQHDDPFMEAVMSV, from the coding sequence GTGACCGCCACCCTTTTGCTTCGGCTGAAGGGGCCCTTGCAGTCATGGGGCGACGACAGCCGATACAACATTCGAACCACGGGACAAGTCCCCACAAAGTCCGGGGTCTTGGGACTCTTGGCAGCGGCCCAAGGGCGTCGGCGGACGGACCCCATCGAGGATCTCGCGGGGCTCACCTTCGCGGTGCGTGTTGACCAGCCCGGAACCCTGCTCAAGGACTACCAGACTGCGGAAAAGTGGCAGACTGGCGGCGGAACGAGGCTAGTGACGCGTTACTTTCTCGAGGACGCTGTCTTTGTTTCGGCGATTGAGAGTGAGGACAATGAATTCATTGAGTCGCTGGCTAGAGCAGTGAACAGCCCCCGCTTTCCGCTGTTCTTGGGGCGGCGCTCGTGCCCCGCGTCTCCCGATCTTTTCGTAGGAACGGTGGACAAGGACGCGGTGACGGCGCTGAAGGAACTTCCGTGGCAGGCATCCAAGTCGCATCGCGTAAAGCGCGCGAAGAAGGTCAATCTGCCGATCTTCAGGGATGCCGGTCCCAACGAAAGCGGGGTATCTCGTCAAGACGTACCTCTGTCCTTTTCCCAGGAGCATCGGAAGTATGGCTGGCGCCAAGTCGTTCATGACTTGCGCGGCGTCGAGGTTGATAATCCGCTAGGGCAGCACGACGACCCCTTCATGGAGGCGGTGATGTCGGTATGA
- the cas3 gene encoding CRISPR-associated helicase Cas3', which yields MSYTRKQKQPNFLFKLRISMNWEMFATALGAQTRSVLAKSGDESGPMNLAQHMADSGAVAEYVWDNYLSHQTKEFLIKATSLSREEVRVLAIWCAAAHDIGKASICFQEKLVDPTSKRSLIDSVMDAGLPVNMDLLEKQNKPYHAAFSGAIQLEWLCNNGARRRKVLPLVSVAEAHHGLPADASTRGLVRDIVDDYPAGWKAVHRELLDSLAQVTGISDLLSRLDYLPAGAIEVLTGFVVMCDWIASNTEAFPTQRRGDQASRVIQGMAQVELTHPWIGEVCELVIRDPKSEYLSSFGWPEDASPREVQVQALRAAVEAAVPALVIIEAPTGEGKTEAAFKVAEILGKKSGAQGVVLAAPTMATANGLFDRFKDWAKTITPPDTISSLYLAHSKNRLLSSYNNLRLRNIGDDDKAGGDVVAGSWLSGRKKGMLSNFVIGTVDQVLMMALQMRHSMLRHVALSGKVVIIDECHAYDAYTSSYLQTTLKWLAEYGASVIMLSATLPLESKRSFVEAYSSAWKSKLPMPQSTAYPLITIASEKGLSEIEVAPRGNDAEAEIRFIEDDLTTLVAEVRSATEDGGCILVISNTIRRAQESFEALAAEFPGEVELHHSAFAANDRSAKEERLLQALGKKSHRGSGRPHRLIVCGTQVLEQSLDIDADLLITDIAPIDLIIQRLGRVHRHSGHSGDRPERMKSPMVLIRGIRGTTPTPEFDPGTEAIYDNSILLGTYYLLTSRFGAKPFKRPEDVPDSVQFVYDTSRVRSEIPEEWRKAWEEAVDTSVSDRAQLLQRAGVFQLPAPKDAKNLGALFERIGPRQRADQEDIRARAQVRDTDPSIEVIPIIGNDYGYRALSSSDETMHIDGEILDFPQALELASSSLRLPSRFARYESVFEATITQLELDTPEGWAKSPLLKGEVALRLDENNRITLGKVVLEYSHEIGLHEVERK from the coding sequence GTGAGTTATACTCGAAAACAGAAACAACCTAATTTCTTATTTAAATTGAGGATTTCGATGAATTGGGAAATGTTTGCAACTGCTTTAGGTGCCCAGACAAGGTCAGTGTTAGCCAAGTCGGGCGACGAGTCAGGGCCGATGAATCTCGCCCAGCACATGGCGGATTCTGGCGCGGTCGCCGAGTACGTGTGGGATAACTATCTTTCTCATCAGACGAAAGAATTCCTCATCAAGGCGACGAGCCTCTCGCGGGAAGAGGTTCGAGTCCTAGCGATCTGGTGTGCAGCAGCCCACGATATCGGCAAGGCTTCCATCTGCTTTCAGGAAAAGCTCGTGGATCCCACCTCCAAGCGTTCGCTCATCGATTCCGTCATGGATGCGGGGCTGCCAGTGAACATGGATCTTCTGGAAAAACAAAACAAGCCCTATCACGCGGCGTTCTCTGGCGCGATCCAGCTCGAATGGCTCTGCAACAATGGTGCGCGCCGGCGCAAGGTTCTGCCCCTCGTATCTGTGGCCGAGGCGCATCATGGTCTGCCTGCAGATGCATCGACGCGAGGCCTGGTAAGGGATATTGTTGACGACTACCCCGCCGGCTGGAAAGCGGTGCACCGTGAGCTGCTCGACTCGCTTGCGCAGGTCACAGGGATTTCTGACCTGCTTAGTCGACTGGATTATTTGCCTGCCGGCGCGATTGAAGTCCTCACAGGATTCGTCGTGATGTGCGACTGGATCGCCTCGAACACCGAAGCATTTCCGACGCAACGACGAGGGGATCAAGCATCCCGTGTGATCCAAGGAATGGCCCAGGTCGAGTTGACCCATCCGTGGATAGGAGAAGTCTGCGAATTGGTCATCCGGGATCCAAAATCCGAGTATTTGTCTTCCTTTGGATGGCCAGAGGACGCAAGCCCCAGGGAAGTTCAGGTTCAGGCGCTTCGCGCGGCTGTCGAAGCTGCGGTGCCCGCCTTGGTCATCATCGAAGCCCCGACCGGAGAAGGGAAGACTGAGGCGGCCTTCAAGGTGGCCGAAATCTTGGGTAAGAAGTCAGGAGCCCAAGGGGTGGTGCTTGCTGCCCCGACGATGGCGACTGCCAATGGCCTGTTTGATCGCTTCAAGGACTGGGCGAAGACAATTACTCCGCCCGATACCATCAGCTCTCTTTATTTGGCACATTCGAAGAATCGCCTCCTGAGCAGCTACAACAATCTTCGGCTTCGGAACATCGGTGACGATGACAAGGCAGGTGGCGACGTGGTGGCAGGAAGCTGGCTGAGTGGCCGGAAGAAGGGGATGCTCTCCAACTTCGTCATCGGTACGGTGGATCAGGTTTTGATGATGGCGCTGCAGATGCGGCACTCCATGCTCCGGCACGTTGCGTTGTCCGGAAAGGTAGTCATCATAGACGAGTGCCATGCCTACGACGCGTACACGAGCTCCTACCTCCAAACCACGCTCAAGTGGCTCGCGGAATACGGCGCCTCGGTGATCATGCTCAGTGCGACCCTCCCGTTGGAAAGCAAGCGTTCCTTTGTTGAGGCGTATTCATCAGCGTGGAAGTCTAAGCTGCCGATGCCTCAATCGACGGCGTATCCACTCATCACCATTGCCAGTGAGAAGGGACTCTCGGAAATCGAGGTTGCTCCGCGTGGCAATGACGCAGAGGCTGAGATCCGGTTCATCGAAGATGACCTAACCACCTTGGTAGCAGAGGTTCGGTCTGCGACAGAGGATGGTGGCTGTATCCTCGTCATTTCGAATACAATTCGCCGCGCCCAGGAAAGCTTTGAAGCTTTGGCCGCCGAATTCCCAGGCGAGGTGGAGCTTCATCACTCCGCATTCGCGGCCAATGACCGGTCGGCCAAAGAGGAACGCCTCCTTCAAGCGCTTGGCAAGAAGTCTCATCGAGGCAGCGGCCGCCCGCACCGCCTTATCGTGTGTGGAACACAAGTCCTGGAGCAGAGCCTCGACATCGACGCCGACCTGCTCATTACCGACATAGCCCCCATCGACTTGATAATCCAACGCCTAGGAAGAGTCCACAGGCATTCAGGGCACAGCGGCGACCGACCGGAGCGTATGAAGTCGCCAATGGTCTTGATCCGCGGTATCAGGGGGACCACTCCGACACCTGAGTTCGATCCTGGCACCGAAGCAATCTACGACAACAGCATCCTTCTGGGGACGTATTACCTGCTGACCTCGCGTTTTGGCGCAAAGCCCTTCAAGAGGCCCGAGGATGTTCCGGATTCGGTCCAGTTCGTCTACGACACTTCTCGTGTAAGGAGTGAGATTCCCGAGGAGTGGAGAAAGGCATGGGAAGAGGCGGTCGACACAAGCGTTTCCGATCGTGCGCAATTGCTTCAACGTGCGGGGGTCTTTCAACTGCCTGCTCCTAAAGACGCGAAGAACCTTGGTGCGCTGTTTGAGAGAATCGGGCCTCGGCAGAGGGCGGATCAGGAGGACATTCGCGCACGAGCCCAGGTCCGTGACACCGACCCGTCCATCGAGGTCATTCCCATCATCGGAAATGACTATGGTTACCGCGCCCTGAGCTCGAGTGATGAGACCATGCACATAGATGGGGAGATTCTTGATTTCCCGCAAGCCCTCGAGCTCGCATCCTCTTCGCTGAGGTTGCCCAGCAGATTCGCGAGGTATGAGTCGGTCTTCGAGGCCACCATCACCCAGCTTGAGCTTGATACCCCCGAGGGGTGGGCGAAAAGCCCCCTTTTGAAGGGGGAAGTAGCTCTCAGGCTGGATGAAAATAACCGGATCACGCTGGGAAAAGTTGTCTTGGAATATTCTCACGAAATTGGGCTCCATGAAGTTGAGCGGAAATGA